In Dermochelys coriacea isolate rDerCor1 chromosome 10, rDerCor1.pri.v4, whole genome shotgun sequence, one DNA window encodes the following:
- the MAPK6 gene encoding mitogen-activated protein kinase 6, translated as MAEKFESLMNIHGFDLGSRYMDLKPLGCGGNGLVFSAVDNDCDKRVAVKKIVLTDPQSVKHALREIKIIRRLDHDNIVKVFEILGPNGSQLMDDVGSLTELNCVYIVQEYMETDLANLLEQGPLLEEHARLFMYQLLRGLKYIHSANVLHRDLKPANLFINTEDLVLKIGDFGLARIMDPHYSHKGHLSEGLVTKWYRSPRLLLSPNNYTKAIDMWAAGCIFAEMLTGKTLFAGAHELEQMQLILESIPVVHEEDRQELLSVIPVYIKNDMTEPHKPLTQLLPGISPEALDFLEQILTFSPMDRLTAEEALSHPYMSIYSFPTDEPISSHPFHIEDEVDDILLMDESHSHIYNWERYHESQFSDHDWPIHNNFEADEVQRDPRALSDVTDEEEVQVDPRKYLDGDREKYLEDPAFDMHFSTEPCWQYPDHHENKYCDLECSHTCNYKMRSSSYLDNLVWRDSEVNHYYEPKLIIDLSNWKEQSKEKSDKKGKSKCERNGLVKAQIALEEASQQLVEKEREKNQGFDFDSFIAGTIQLSLQHESTDVDKLNDLNSSVSQLELKALISKSVSREKQEKGMANLAQLEALHQTSWDSQFVSGGEECFLIDQFCCEVRKDEQIEKENTYTSYLDKFFSKKEDTEMLETEPVEDGKLGEKEREESFLSNSGEFLFNKQLEAIGIPQFHSPVGSPLKSIQATLTPSAMKSSPQIPHKTYSSILKHLN; from the exons ATGGCAGAAAAGTTTGAAAGTCTCATGAACATTCATGGTTTTGATCTGGGCTCTCGGTATATGGACTTGAAACCACTGGGCTGTGGTGGAAATGGCTTAGTTTTTTCTGCTGTCGATAATGACTGTGATAAAAGAGTGGCTGTCAAGAAAATTGTCCTCACAGATCCTCAGAGTGTTAAACATGCTCTACGTGAGATTAAAATTATTAGAAGACTTGACCATGATAACATTGTGAAAGTATTTGAAATTCTTGGTCCCAATGGAAGCCAGTTAATGGATGATGTGGGCTCCCTTACGGAACTGAACTGTGTTTACATTGTTCAAGAGTACATGGAGACGGATCTGGCTAACCTGTTAGAGCAGGGCCCTTTACTGGAAGAACATGCCAGGCTTTTCATGTACCAGCTGCTACGTGGGCTCAAGTATATTCACTCTGCAAATGTTCTGCACAGAGATCTCAAACCAGCTAATCTTTTCATTAATACTGAAGACTTGGTGCTGAAGATTGGCGACTTTGGTCTTGCACGGATCATGGATCCTCATTATTCCCATAAG gGCCATCTTTCTGAGGGATTGGTTACTAAATGGTACAGATCACCCCGTCTCTTACTTTCTCCTAACAACTACACTAAAGCCATTGAcatgtgggctgcaggttgcatCTTTGCTGAAATGTTGACTGGGAAAACCCTCTTTGCAG GTGCACATGAACTTGAACAGATGCAGCTGATTTTAGAGTCAATTCCTGTTGTGCATGAGGAGGACCGTCAGGAGCTTCTCAGTGTAATCCcagtttacattaaaaatgatATGACTGAGCCGCACAAACCTTTAACACAGCTGCTTCCAGGCATCAGTCCTGAAG CACTGGACTTCCTGGAGCAAATTTTGACATTTAGTCCCATGGATCGATTGACAGCAGAAGAAGCTTTGTCCCATCCTTATATGAGCATTTACTCCTTTCCAACAGATGAGCCCATTTCAAGTCATCCTTTTCACATTGAAGATGAGGTTGATGATATTCTGCTCATGGATGAAAGTCACAGCCATATTTATAATTGGGAAAG ATACCATGAAAGTCAGTTTTCAGATCATGACTGGCCTATTCATAATAACTTTGAAGCTGATGAAGTTCAGCGTGATCCAAGGGCTCTTTCTGATGTCACTGATGAGGAAGAAGTGCAAGTAGATCCTCGCAAATATTTGGATGGAGATCGTGAAAAGTATCTGGAGGATCCTGCTTTTGACATGCACTTCTCTACTGAGCCTTGCTGGCAATATCCCGATCACCATGAAAACAAGTACTGTGATCTGGAATGTAGCCACACTTGTAATTACAAAATGAGGTCATCTTCATACCTAGATAACTTAGTTTGGCGAGATAGTGAAGTTAACCATTACTATGAGCCCAAGCTTATTATAGATCTTTCTAACTGGAAGGAGCAGAGTAAAGAGAAGTCTGATAAGAAAGGCAAGTCAAAATGTGAAAGGAATGGATTGGTGAAAGCTCAGATAGCTCTTGAGGAAGCATCACAGCAGCTTGttgaaaaagaaagggagaagaaTCAAGGGTTTGACTTCGATTCATTTATAGCAGGAACCATTCAACTTAGTTTACAACATGAGTCTACtgatgttgataaattaaatGACTTGAATAGCTCAGTGTCCCAACTGGAATTGAAAGCCTTAATATCAAAGTCAGTAAGCAGAGAGAAACAGGAAAAAGGAATGGCCAACTTGGCACAATTGGAAGCTCTGCACCAAACTTCTTGGGATAGCCAGTTTGTAAGTGGAGGGGAGGAGTGCTTCCTCATAGACCAGTTTTGTTGTGAAGTCAGGAAAGATGAACAAATTGAGAAAGAAAATACTTACACCAGTTATTTGGACAAGTTCTTTAGTAAGAAAGAAGATACAGAAATGCTAGAAACTGAGCCAGTAGAAGATGGGAAGCttggggagaaggaaagagaagagagcTTTCTTAGTAACAGTGGGGAGTTTCTCTTTAACAAGCAGTTAGAGGCTATAGGTATCCCTCAGTTTCACAGTCCTGTTGGTTCACCACTTAAATCAATTCAGGCCACATTAACACCTTCTGCTATGAAATCGTCTCCCCAAATTCCCCATAAAACGTACAGCAGCATTCTGAAACATCTAAACTAA